A DNA window from Verrucomicrobiia bacterium contains the following coding sequences:
- a CDS encoding sigma-70 family RNA polymerase sigma factor produces the protein MSPAPMDDPDDRDMRRLMAGHDDALDALMDRHAQRLFHYLFRCLQDEGDAADLSQECFVRVYRHRTRFTPGHRFSVWLYAIATNLLKDRYRWRSRHPSTCLSADTEGPNSALIDVLPDTDPSPDQAAQARERSNVIRSAIAALPEALRQPLILAEYESLSHEEIGTVLGCSTKAVETRLYRARQTLRTRLARLLGAD, from the coding sequence ATGTCACCCGCCCCCATGGACGACCCCGACGATCGGGACATGCGCCGGCTCATGGCTGGACACGACGACGCCCTCGACGCTCTGATGGATCGCCACGCGCAGCGGCTCTTCCATTATCTATTCCGCTGCCTCCAGGACGAAGGGGATGCCGCCGATCTGTCCCAGGAGTGCTTTGTGAGGGTGTACCGTCACCGGACCCGGTTCACCCCCGGCCACCGCTTCTCAGTCTGGCTTTATGCCATCGCCACAAATCTCCTCAAAGACCGGTACCGCTGGCGCTCCCGCCATCCAAGCACGTGCCTCAGCGCCGATACGGAAGGACCGAACTCAGCCTTGATCGATGTCCTGCCCGACACCGATCCGAGCCCGGATCAGGCCGCCCAGGCGCGCGAACGCTCGAACGTCATTCGCTCCGCCATCGCGGCATTGCCCGAAGCGCTTCGACAACCCCTGATACTTGCCGAATACGAGTCGCTCTCCCATGAGGAGATCGGGACCGTCCTCGGCTGCTCGACCAAGGCGGTCGAAACACGCCTCTACCGCGCCCGCCAGACCCTGCGCACCCGCTTGGCCCGCCTCTTGGGGGCCGACTAG
- a CDS encoding TolC family protein, whose amino-acid sequence MSRLPLPPLLLAPLLGTLIAAADGRDAWLAAQVSAARTSDPALGAAIEELLAFARTRNPRILMAQSELDAARARVPQARALPRPDLALEAMGDAANEGERSLRLMQALPWPGTLGHRATEADFQARASSHEMHGMILEVASRIRTTAIEYAYLAKEAQLVTRNLDLYRKQEAFLEQAARTGGGVAELLRVEMESAMLTDQLARIDEARLRELTTLEALVGMPLPASLPSHLILAGEELPPSDATDPTADLPRRNPVLLAMANRVEAARSGIRLARLDAYPEFTLGAGYRRTDERAMGGRRESMNEAIVMLSVTLPIWGPRNRGLRDEAAALMNAALRQYDDAHRQATAQLRTLLSLERDAVRRARLFRDVLIPKARQVDETIETAYRAGAASLLDLFDAHRRLLDVEIGYWRALADLRINQARIDSLFGPDTPATSP is encoded by the coding sequence ATGAGCCGCCTTCCCCTGCCGCCACTCCTGCTGGCACCACTTCTTGGAACCTTGATCGCTGCCGCCGACGGGCGCGACGCCTGGCTCGCCGCCCAAGTGTCCGCTGCACGAACGTCCGATCCCGCACTTGGCGCCGCCATCGAGGAACTCCTCGCCTTCGCCCGGACCCGCAATCCCCGAATCCTGATGGCGCAATCGGAACTCGACGCGGCGCGTGCCAGGGTGCCCCAGGCTCGGGCCCTGCCTCGTCCGGACCTGGCCTTGGAAGCCATGGGTGACGCCGCGAATGAAGGTGAGCGAAGCCTGCGCCTCATGCAGGCCCTCCCATGGCCAGGAACGCTCGGGCACCGTGCAACCGAGGCCGACTTCCAGGCCCGTGCCTCGTCGCACGAAATGCACGGCATGATCCTTGAAGTCGCCTCCCGCATTCGCACCACCGCAATCGAGTACGCCTACCTCGCGAAGGAGGCTCAACTCGTGACCCGTAACCTCGACCTGTATCGAAAGCAGGAGGCCTTCCTCGAGCAGGCCGCTCGCACTGGCGGCGGCGTCGCCGAACTGCTCCGGGTCGAGATGGAATCTGCCATGCTGACGGATCAACTCGCCCGCATCGATGAAGCACGCCTGCGCGAACTGACCACACTGGAAGCCCTGGTCGGCATGCCCCTTCCTGCGTCGCTGCCTTCGCACCTCATCCTCGCCGGCGAGGAACTGCCCCCGTCCGATGCAACCGATCCGACCGCGGATCTGCCCCGCCGCAACCCAGTCCTCCTGGCCATGGCAAACCGGGTCGAGGCAGCCCGTTCAGGCATCCGCCTGGCGAGGCTCGACGCCTATCCCGAGTTCACCCTCGGCGCCGGATACCGACGCACCGACGAACGTGCGATGGGCGGCCGCCGCGAGAGCATGAACGAAGCGATCGTCATGCTCTCGGTCACCCTCCCCATCTGGGGCCCCAGGAACCGCGGTCTTCGAGACGAGGCGGCCGCCCTGATGAACGCCGCACTGCGGCAGTATGACGACGCACACCGCCAGGCCACGGCCCAACTGCGGACTCTCCTTTCCCTGGAGCGCGACGCCGTGCGCCGGGCCAGGCTGTTTCGTGATGTCCTGATCCCCAAGGCGCGACAAGTCGACGAAACCATCGAAACCGCGTACCGCGCCGGCGCGGCGTCCCTCCTCGATCTGTTCGACGCCCATCGCCGACTTCTGGATGTCGAGATCGGCTACTGGCGCGCCCTGGCCGACCTGCGCATCAATCAGGCCAGAATCGACTCCCTCTTTGGCCCTGACACACCCGCAACCTCGCCATGA